GAACTTTAAATGATGCTATATATAACTTTCTGATGCTATAGCTTCAAAAGAGCAAAActctagaattaaaaaataagtaaattaattaattcattaaaaacaattaaataattaaaataataagttgATCAACACTTCTAATTCAGTCTTATACACTACTAAGAACCTTGAAAATGAGTAACTAGTTGGAATTTTTTCTTCCTGTATTTAAATTAGTACATTTTGCTATAGCACTAATGTTGAGTAATTTAAAAGCATTAAACTCAATCTTTTATATTTGCCATTTACCAGTGCCAATTAAATAGCATCCGCTGAATTATTCAAGTGAATAAAGTctgatgaaggaaaaaggagaaccTCAGAAAAAACACTTGTCAAATATTGGAAACTGATATTTCACAATTTTTTTGTGATTTGCAAATCACAAAATTGTATTTCCTTATAAATTCCTCTTGTACATTATCCTCTTAAATCcacaagaagaaggagaaaagtgtAAAACAAAGAGCAAACAGCTGTGGACACTTTAAAGATGCCAGGGTCTGTCAAGTCCTTCTCTTAAATGAGTGCTGTTTCACCTGCAGCTGCCTCTCTCTTCTTGTATGCAAACCAAGGATGCATCTATGAGAGAATAAAATTGATGATGGCATTGATTCTTCTGAGAGTTGCAATCCTTCCCCTATGCTATCATCATCAAAGCAAGGATCTCTGAAATCATCACAGCCAGCAGATTGTTACACCTCAATTAAGCTAACTCCactccaaattaaaaatatagccaaattttccttttttttttttttttctgaccaaaGCATAGGAGAGAGCAAGGGTAAGGATGTGGTAAGCCAAGTGATAGCTTTTATTCAAGACAAAGGGTCAACCATGCTTTACTTATACAAAATTGAGTCCTGATTCTGAAGCACAGGTGCAGGAACCTGATTTCCCCATTGTTTCCCAGAATTCATCTATAACTTTTCCAGGGTCCATCACCTCAATGTCTAGCCTTCCGGCTCTCGCAGATGAAAGACAATCTACAGGAGTTAGAAGTAGGAAGTGGGAAGCTTATAACCTTCATAGCTGTGTGACCCTAATTTAGTATCTCTCAGCTTTAGCTTTCTCATCTGTCAAATGTGGAAAATAATAGTACTTACGTCATAGAGTTATTATAAAGACTAAATAAGCTAACATTAGCAAACTAAGAGGATGATGTTTGGCACACAGTAAATGTTATAACTACTTACCAAACTATACTTACATAAAATACATGAATTTATTAGGATATGGAAAACCCTCAAAATCATTGATGTTGGTATTGGGACTGCTCAAGTGTCACCATCACAACTTTAAGTCTTCTGGAGTCTTCTTTCACCCACAGATTCCCCCCATACATGTATGTGAATTACTCATTTCTCTAACATACAAGCTATTAATTACAAATTATCTCAATATATCTAGTGAGCTCACTTTTTATAAtctttgtgtgtgggtgtatatgatgtgcatgtgtgtgtgtgcttgtgtgtgtgcaggtaagtACATGCTATGGCACACATATAGAAGTCAAAAGACAAGGTTGGGTGtctccttgtttgaggcaggatatcTTGTTGTTCACTACTGTGTACACCAGGCTACCTGGCTAGCAGTCTTCTGGGGAATCTCTTGGACCTACCTCCCATTTCACCATGTGTGTTCTGATCAGCTGAATttaggcttgtgtggcaagctttttacctactgagccatctctccaaccctgatttaACTTTTTAATGGGAGACAAAAGTAGATCCCTAATGTTTTGCACATCCCACATACCTGAGGATTCTTTTACAAACATAGATTTCTAACACTGACTTAAGAAACTGTTGAAAACAAGTTCCAGGCACCcatatttgaaaatgtttccaCAGTATTCTGAACTGCACTTCCTACCAGGTTCATTGAGGGCACCTTTGCCACAGTTGACATAAACACTCCACCACAGAAAGCCTCCAACCTTCACGATGAAATCTTAGGCACCCTAGTTCATCTGTTGCTGGTGGAGATATGTCTCACGATCTCCTTTGGTCCTTCAGTTTACATCACACCATCACCACTAGCAGTTTCTTTTCAAGACAGGATATTGTTTCCAGCTCATTTTGGAAGAATACTTTTCAAGTGTGACAGTCGTTTTGAGATGTTTCCTCTTTGTATTCCTCCTGCAGACACTCCTCTTCAAGGAAATAAGAAATGTGTCAATTCCTGGAGCTTTTCTTTTATATCATCCCTACTCACTTGGTCTTGGAGCATATGTGCCATCAATTACTTAAAATTAAGTAGGGAGAATGTGGTGCTTATCTTTAATGTATACTTCTGTATCGTTTTCTAATCATCTCCTGTGATTAGCATATGCAATTTTAAAGCCAGGTTTACAAAGTGCTTTGAAATACCCAAGCAGTAAGGGACTTTGTTGATTGGCTATATTACTTTAGAACTGTCAAGAGAACTGACAATACTGTGGCTGTGACCAGTGGGATTAGTGTGGCAGGTATGACAGGGCGAGTGACACGTCCATCATCCTTACAGCCTCTTGGCTGTGCAGCAGCAGTTGAGCAGCTTCAAAGGAGTGGTTTATTAGCATCCAGGTGAGAAGCCATAGGTTTAAGACTATGgtaaaaagaatgaatgggagGAGTAatgacttggaaaaaaaatcaaatgacagataTTACTGCAAAGGGAGGTCTCAGGACCTCTTTTTAATATGTCAGGACAATATTTAGCTCAATCATAAAAGCATATTAGCTCAATAACAAAGATTAGCACAAATAACTGTTTCATTTGTTTCCAATAATGTGCATAAAACTCAAAAAATAGCAATGCCAATAATGTGAAACCCAGGACATTTTTCAAGGAATTATTCAGGTATACAGGATAGCTCCTTTTTATCAGATACTAGAAAATGCTTATGAGGCCTATGTCACTTAGATATTTATTACTGCTGTTGTTTTTCATCTACCTTTTACTATCCCTTAGTATCATATTTTATCACGCTTGATGCTAACTTATAAGTAAATCACAATATTAACTTAATATTATATCTAATAAGTAAAAAACTCAATATTCCAAACCTAAGGATTATATTGGTTCTGAACTTTGTTCCAATGATTTCACAACACTTTATTTTAGAAATCTCTTAAAGTTTAGGTAGCAAATTTTCAATTACAAATTCTTAGTATTGCTGCTTAAAAGGGttgtattcatttattctcaTCATTAGGCTGATACACTACATGCAGATTAACATTAGATAAGAAATATTGTCTAGTTTGACTGGAGCAACCATAGTGACAGGAGGCGAAGCAGCAGCTCAGGTTGTTACCCCcgtttcccctcccccttcccttctccgGTTGACTTCCCGGGTCCCCAGAAAGACTCCACTGTCCCGGTCCTACCATGTCCCAGACACAAGAAGAGGAAAACCCTGCGGAGGAGACGGGCGAGGAGAAGCAGGACACGCAGGAGAAAGAAGGCATTCTCCCTGAGACAGCTGAGGAGGCAAAACTAAAGGCCAAATATCCAAGCCTAGGACAAAAGCCCAGAGGCTCCGACTTCCTCCTGAAGAGGCTCCAGAAAGGTCAAAAGTATTTTGACTCAGGAGACTACCACATGGCTAAAGCCAAGATGAAGAACAAGCAGCTGCCCAGTGCAGTTGCAGACAGGAGCCGGGTGACTGGTGACCACATCCCCACCCCTCAGGACCTCCCCCAGAGAAAGTCCTCGCTCGTCACCAGCAAGCTGGAGGGGTAACCTACCcccatctcctctccttcctcgcCCACTGGACTTTTCTATGTTGTAGGCAGGGAATGGGCACCTACTCAGACCTCAGCTTGCTAGCCAGGAAAACACATTGCCCAGGGCTGCTGAGACATTGTGTAGGTTGAAGAAGGGCTCTGGGTTCTTTTCTTTGGTTGAGACTTGTAcactctcactgtagcccagagagGGACCCAAAATAGAAAAGATGAAGACTGGATAATGCTGCAAACCTTTATCTTTTGTGAGGAACACGTGAGATGTGATGtctccttttgaaagagaatgtccCAGAATTGGCTAGGCTGAGTCTTGGAATGGTGTGTCAGGTTTAATATCCCAAGGCTAACCTCCCTCGTCATTAGGAAAGGTAGCCTGAAAGACATGTTTTCTGTGCTTCTGAGTGTTTGTACCTTAGGCTGCTATGCTTCATGTTTCCATTATGGCAGGTTTAGAGAACcctcaaaaagaaacagcaaCATGCTCGCCTAAAACTACAGTGCCTACCCAACTTCCTTCACCCACTACCTCTCCCCTTGCTCTGGTTCTCAAGTGATGCAAGGGTTGATGAGCATTGGTCTTGGAAAGATGGCACTGCTTGTCTCCTCCAGCATGTTGCTTTTGAAAGTCTTATGGGCTGGTGGAGATGATGGGTTCTGTTTCCTTCCACTCAGTCTTAGCAGTACTGATAGAAAACCTTCGTTTGGTTATTTAATCTCTCTGcatttctgtttcctcatctgtaaaatagaatgaAATATGTTTAAGATCAATTCTGATTCTATAATCCTATACCTGCCATAACTGCTTCTCatcataaccaaaagtgaggaagGCCCTTGACTGAGCCTCCACTAGGAAAGTTCTGGGGTGGGGGCCACATGAGGAGAGAGAAGTGTGGAGATTTGAGAGCTATAAAGTTTAGCAACAGAACCTCGTAGATATCATGGACTTGAGGGTTAAGGGGGGAAAGCCTGAAGAAACTGCCTATGTTTCTGGGTCTACATCTGGACCCTAGCTGCTAAAAAGCTTCTCTGGCAACGAGCTGATGGCCTGAGGAAACATGCTCAGTCAGGCCCATGTGGAGACACGGGCTTCAGATGTCATGGAAGCTAGGTTTGTTGTGAGAGAGCAGTGGAGAGGGGAGGCCGGCACCGAGCTGACCATTAGAGCTCTGTGCTACTGCAAAGCGAAGCTGGAGCAGTGGGTTCCTATGCGATGACTCACTGTGGTGGAAGCTGGGGAAAGTGTGTTGGGAAGGAAGATACAGCCTAGAGCTCACTCCCCAGTTCTTGTGTGACAAGGACGTATAGCACTAATTCAGGAGCAGGGGGAAGAAAACGGCCGTGGTGAGCAGCATCTTTAATCTAGTTCTCACCAGTTTGGCCTGAATCTTACTGAATGCCACCTGCTAGTGAGGACAGAGAGGCCCAGACTGAGAACTATCCAAGTAAGAACGCAGAGGTTGTCTGctcttgccctctcctccctcccacaaGTTCTGGTGAGCCATTGAGAATGGCTGGGGGTGCGCTGGTGTGCATGCAGGAGGAAGGTTTGCACACACTGCCCTCCTGACTGGCCGCTTAGTTTTGTGCTTGTCATCTTCAGGTTGGATAGGAAAAAGTTGGtgagaaaggaatggagagagC
The nucleotide sequence above comes from Jaculus jaculus isolate mJacJac1 chromosome 7, mJacJac1.mat.Y.cur, whole genome shotgun sequence. Encoded proteins:
- the LOC101600381 gene encoding alpha-endosulfine-like, which encodes MSQTQEEENPAEETGEEKQDTQEKEGILPETAEEAKLKAKYPSLGQKPRGSDFLLKRLQKGQKYFDSGDYHMAKAKMKNKQLPSAVADRSRVTGDHIPTPQDLPQRKSSLVTSKLEGGQVE